A single window of Liolophura sinensis isolate JHLJ2023 chromosome 6, CUHK_Ljap_v2, whole genome shotgun sequence DNA harbors:
- the LOC135467296 gene encoding BTB/POZ domain-containing protein KCTD7-like, whose protein sequence is MIQLDSKSDNLFSPVSQDEVTLSDVEAMPESPVPPPNPETQAPVECTDVLLAVVREQQLGCIVLNIGGTVFEPSIPTVRNNASSILALVCSNKFAYPVLEEGSAVRSYFFDREPTHFRYVLNYLQSKGMCSRSLFPTSDTARRELLEVKFYRLNGFIQKLETVLQEEEE, encoded by the coding sequence ATGATTCAATTAGATTCAAAGAGCGACAACCTCTTTTCGCCGGTGTCACAGGATGAGGTCACTCTTAGTGACGTGGAAGCCATGCCAGAAAGTCCCGTACCACCTCCCAATCCGGAGACTCAAGCTCCTGTGGAGTGTACTGATGTTCTTCTTGCTGTTGTGAGGGAACAACAGCTGGGATGCATTGTTCTCAACATTGGTGGAACAGTTTTTGAGCCTAGTATCCCCACAGTCAGGAACAATGCCTCATCGATCTTGGCCTTGGTATGTTCCAACAAATTTGCATATCCAGTTCTGGAGGAGGGCTCCGCTGTGAGGTCGTACTTCTTTGATCGAGAGCCGACACATTTCCGATATGTCTTGAATTACTTGCAGAGCAAAGGAATGTGCTCTAGATCTCTGTTTCCCACCAGTGACACTGCCAGGAGGGAGCTCTTGGAGGTGAAATTTTATCGCCTTAATGGATTTATCCAGAAGTTGGAAACGGTACTACAGGAGGAGGAAGAATAG